One window of the Saccopteryx bilineata isolate mSacBil1 chromosome 2, mSacBil1_pri_phased_curated, whole genome shotgun sequence genome contains the following:
- the RGS3 gene encoding regulator of G-protein signaling 3 isoform X7: MLRGMYLTRNGNLQRRHTMKEAKDMKNKLGIFRRRNESPGAQPAGKADKVMKSFKPTSEEALKWGESLEKLLLHKYGLAVFQAFLRTEFSEENLEFWLACEDFKKVKSQSKMAAKAKKIFAEYIAIQSCKEVNLDSYTREHTKDNLQSVTRGCFDLAQKRIFGLMEKDSYPRFLRSDLYLDLINQKKMSPPL; the protein is encoded by the exons ATGCTCCGAGGCATGTACCTCACGCGCAACGGGAACCTGCAGAGGCGGCACACGATGAAGGA AGCCAAGGACATGAAGAACAAGTTGGGCATCTTCAGGCGAAGGAACGAGTCCCCCGGGGCCCAGCCAGCGGGCAAGGCAGACAAAGTGATGAAGTCATTCAA gCCCACCTCGGAGGAAGCCCTCAAGTGGGGCGAGTCCTTGGAGAAGCTGCTGCTTCACAAAT ATGGGTTAGCAGTGTTCCAGGCCTTCCTTCGCACTGAGTTTAGTGAGGAGAACCTGGAATTCTGGCTGGCGTGCGAGGACTTTAAGAAGGTCAAGTCACAGTCCAAGATGGCAGCCAAGGCCAAGAAGATCTTTGCCGAGTACATTGCAATCCAGTCCTGCAAGGAG GTAAACCTGGACTCGTACACACGGGAGCACACCAAGGACAACCTGCAGAGCGTCACGCGGGGCTGCTTCGACCTGGCACAGAAGCGCATCTTCGGGCTCATGGAAAAGGACTCGTACCCACGCTTCCTCCGCTCTGACCTCTACCTGGACCTCATTAATCAGAAGAAGATGAGCCCTCCACTTTAG
- the RGS3 gene encoding regulator of G-protein signaling 3 isoform X5 produces the protein MFESEADEKREMPLEEGKGPGAEDPVPSKDASAGQEPPAGQDLPPNKESSSFQEPSTGPESLSSKDSPSCEELPPGQEPSPSKDSPPCQEPPAGSALPPCQDLPANEEPPSSQDPLLSKDLPAVQDPPAEDLLPCQDLPPNQASLPAEALAEETTRSEDPPAAIGDLPVTSRPTFVIPEVRLDSADSQKAEAERGSSGEEDAGEAEEGDEGEEDEDEDTSDDNYGERSEVKRSSMIETGQGAEGGLSLRVQNSLRRRTHSEGSLLQETRGPCFSSDTTLHCSDGEGTTSPWAMPSPRTLKKELGRNGGSMHHLSLFFTGHRKMSGPDTVGDDDEGSRKRKSKNLAKDMKNKLGIFRRRNESPGAQPAGKADKVMKSFKPTSEEALKWGESLEKLLLHKYGLAVFQAFLRTEFSEENLEFWLACEDFKKVKSQSKMAAKAKKIFAEYIAIQSCKEVNLDSYTREHTKDNLQSVTRGCFDLAQKRIFGLMEKDSYPRFLRSDLYLDLINQKKMSPPL, from the exons ATGTTTGAATCAGAGgcggatgagaagagagagatgcccttggaggaagggaaggggccaGGTGCCGAGGACCCCGTACCCAGCAAGGACGCCTCTGCTGGCCAGGAGCCCCCTGCAGGACAAGACCTCCCACCCAACAAGGAGTCCTCTTCTTTCCAGGAACCATCTACTGGCCCAGAGTCCCTGTCCAGCAAAGACTCACCTTCCTGCGAAGAACTCCCTCCAGGCCAGGAGCCCTCACCCAGCAAGGATTCCCCACCATGCCAGGAACCCCCTGCAGGCTcggccctccctccctgccaggaCCTTCCTGCTAATGAAGAACCCCCTTCCAGCCAGGACCCTCTGCTCAGCAAAGACCTCCCTGCCGTCCAGGACCCCCCTGCTGAGGACCTTTTGCCATGTCAAGACCTGCCCCCCAACCAAGCCTCCCTGCCAGCTGAGGCCCTTGCTGAGGAGACCACACGCTCTGAGGACCCACCAGCAGCCATCGGGGACCTGCCTGTGACCTCCAGGCCAACCTTCGTGATTCCCGAGGTCCGGCTGGATAGTGCGGACAGccagaaggcagaggcagagagaggcagcTCTGGTGAAGAGGACGCAGGAGAGGCTGAGGAGGGGGATGAGGGGGAGGAAGATGAGGATGAGGACACGAGTGATGACAACTACGGAGAGCGCAGTGAGGTCAAGCGCAGCAGCATGATCGAGACGGGCCAGGGCGCCGAGGGCGGCCTCTCGCTGCGCGTGCAGAACTCGCTGCGGCGCCGGACACACAGCGAGGGCAGCCTGCTGCAGGAGACCCGCGGGCCCTGCTTCTCCTCCGACACCACCTTGCACTGCTCGGACGGAGAGGGCACTACCTCCCCCTGGGCCATGCCTTCGCCCCGCACCCTCAAGAAGGAGCTGGGCCGCAATGGGGGCTCCATGCACCacctttccctctttttcacGGGTCACAGGAAG ATGAGTGGGCCTGACACGGTGGGGGACGATGACGAAGGCTCCcggaagagaaagagcaaaaacCT AGCCAAGGACATGAAGAACAAGTTGGGCATCTTCAGGCGAAGGAACGAGTCCCCCGGGGCCCAGCCAGCGGGCAAGGCAGACAAAGTGATGAAGTCATTCAA gCCCACCTCGGAGGAAGCCCTCAAGTGGGGCGAGTCCTTGGAGAAGCTGCTGCTTCACAAAT ATGGGTTAGCAGTGTTCCAGGCCTTCCTTCGCACTGAGTTTAGTGAGGAGAACCTGGAATTCTGGCTGGCGTGCGAGGACTTTAAGAAGGTCAAGTCACAGTCCAAGATGGCAGCCAAGGCCAAGAAGATCTTTGCCGAGTACATTGCAATCCAGTCCTGCAAGGAG GTAAACCTGGACTCGTACACACGGGAGCACACCAAGGACAACCTGCAGAGCGTCACGCGGGGCTGCTTCGACCTGGCACAGAAGCGCATCTTCGGGCTCATGGAAAAGGACTCGTACCCACGCTTCCTCCGCTCTGACCTCTACCTGGACCTCATTAATCAGAAGAAGATGAGCCCTCCACTTTAG